In one window of Massilibacterium senegalense DNA:
- a CDS encoding ABC transporter ATP-binding protein — protein sequence MLQLNNIFKVFNEGTLDEKIALNHLNLHLEDGDFVTVIGSNGAGKSTVMNMISGGLLPDLGSVVIDGKDVTNLPEFKRSKYIGRVFQDPMAGTAPTMTIEENLAIAYGRVNRRGLRFGVSKKRLDLFKSALETLNLGLENRLNAKVGLLSGGERQALSLLMATFTNPRILLLDEHTAALDPSRAELITNLTKEIVEKSKLTTLMVTHNMQQAIELGNRLIMMDKGQIIFEASGNEKEQLTVEILLQKFQEIRGEQMASDRAVLG from the coding sequence TTGCTACAATTAAATAATATATTTAAAGTGTTTAATGAAGGAACGCTCGATGAAAAAATTGCCCTTAATCATCTGAATTTACATTTAGAAGATGGTGATTTTGTAACGGTAATTGGTAGTAACGGTGCTGGGAAGTCAACGGTAATGAATATGATTTCAGGAGGATTATTACCTGACCTAGGAAGTGTAGTAATCGACGGAAAAGATGTGACGAATTTACCGGAATTTAAACGTTCTAAATATATCGGACGTGTATTCCAAGACCCGATGGCAGGTACAGCTCCGACGATGACGATTGAAGAAAATCTTGCCATTGCTTACGGTCGAGTAAATCGTCGAGGATTACGTTTTGGAGTATCAAAAAAAAGATTAGATTTGTTTAAATCGGCACTCGAAACATTAAACCTTGGTCTTGAAAACCGATTAAACGCAAAAGTAGGATTATTATCTGGTGGTGAACGTCAAGCATTATCGTTGTTAATGGCTACATTTACAAATCCAAGAATTTTATTGTTAGATGAGCATACAGCGGCTCTCGACCCATCTCGAGCAGAATTGATTACGAACTTAACAAAAGAAATTGTTGAAAAGTCAAAATTAACGACCTTAATGGTCACTCATAATATGCAACAGGCGATTGAATTAGGGAATCGACTTATTATGATGGACAAGGGACAAATTATTTTTGAAGCTTCAGGAAACGAAAAAGAACAATTGACAGTAGAAATATTGTTACAAAAATTCCAGGAAATTCGCGGTGAACAAATGGCAAGTGATCGTGCGGTACTTGGATAA
- a CDS encoding 6-carboxyhexanoate--CoA ligase: protein MEKWYSIRMRASEGGPHEKGGCHISGAERIIEEKELEQVAANMINRALTHSRGEPDFISLKVDKIEQEAMHIISPVQVQKIDNKTQSETKEVLKKLLAPLSLKEEVLFSLYDWMIEDDQTRGAIIVDIHSGKRIDNQGLSGVRVSHFDWDKSFRKKWVRNKNDFHNERRLEAVALASKVAKAGTICELCCSDDPEYTTGYVTFQHTYVQIPNMKKKGVPRGGRVFLVDASTIDLDAYMHYLEKTPVLIGGSK, encoded by the coding sequence ATGGAAAAGTGGTATAGCATTCGTATGCGTGCGAGTGAAGGTGGACCACACGAGAAAGGTGGATGTCACATTTCTGGTGCTGAACGGATAATCGAAGAAAAGGAACTCGAACAAGTAGCAGCTAACATGATAAACAGAGCGTTAACGCATTCGCGCGGAGAACCAGATTTCATTTCATTAAAAGTAGATAAAATCGAACAGGAAGCGATGCATATCATTTCACCTGTTCAAGTGCAAAAGATAGACAATAAAACACAATCTGAAACGAAAGAAGTGTTGAAAAAACTATTAGCTCCTTTGTCGTTAAAAGAAGAGGTGCTTTTTTCACTTTATGATTGGATGATAGAAGACGATCAAACAAGGGGTGCTATTATTGTAGATATACATAGTGGAAAACGAATAGACAACCAAGGACTTAGCGGGGTACGCGTTTCTCATTTTGATTGGGACAAATCTTTTCGAAAAAAATGGGTCCGAAACAAGAACGATTTTCATAACGAACGGCGCCTAGAAGCTGTCGCCTTAGCTTCAAAAGTAGCAAAAGCGGGAACGATTTGTGAACTTTGCTGTTCCGATGACCCGGAATATACGACAGGTTATGTGACTTTTCAACATACATACGTGCAAATTCCGAATATGAAAAAGAAAGGTGTGCCGCGCGGAGGACGTGTTTTTCTTGTAGATGCGTCTACTATTGACTTGGATGCATACATGCATTATTTAGAAAAAACACCTGTATTGATAGGGGGTTCAAAATGA
- the bioF gene encoding 8-amino-7-oxononanoate synthase: protein MNNWIEKELAKQKQSPLYRTLVMADKNEPETMINGQRKILAASNNYLGLATDPRVKQRAKEAIERFGTGSGGSRLTTGNLPIHEQLEKELAHFKQTEASLLYSSGFLANVGVISGLSDKETLIFSDELNHASIIDACRLRRGKVIVYRHNDMEDLEKKLSSYQHHAKKMIVTDGVFSMDGDLAPLDKLVYLKNKSDALLVVDDAHATGVVGEKGRGSAEYFHVEVDVTIGTMSKAIGSEGGFVCANRSIVDYLIQKSRPFIFQTALAPATVAAALESVHIIQSEPERRKHLLAMAALVRKELREKGYDVLEGITPIIPIVIGDAKEATNKQKQLEENGVFIPAIRPPTVPEGTSRLRCALMATHTEEHIQAIIHAF, encoded by the coding sequence ATGAACAATTGGATAGAAAAGGAATTGGCAAAACAGAAGCAATCACCTCTTTATCGAACATTAGTGATGGCGGATAAAAATGAACCAGAAACAATGATCAATGGACAACGAAAAATTTTAGCTGCTTCTAATAATTATTTAGGCTTAGCAACTGATCCGAGAGTAAAACAGCGAGCAAAAGAAGCGATTGAACGTTTCGGTACAGGAAGCGGGGGGTCTAGGTTAACGACAGGTAATTTACCTATTCATGAACAATTAGAAAAAGAGCTAGCCCATTTTAAACAAACGGAAGCAAGTTTACTTTATTCGAGTGGCTTTTTAGCGAATGTAGGGGTCATTAGCGGACTTAGTGACAAAGAAACCCTTATATTTAGCGATGAATTAAACCATGCTAGTATTATTGATGCGTGTCGATTAAGACGTGGAAAAGTCATCGTATACCGTCATAATGATATGGAAGATTTAGAGAAAAAATTATCTTCCTACCAACATCATGCGAAAAAAATGATTGTGACGGATGGTGTGTTTAGCATGGATGGTGATCTTGCTCCTTTAGATAAACTTGTGTATTTAAAAAATAAATCCGATGCGTTGTTAGTAGTCGATGATGCTCATGCAACAGGGGTCGTTGGGGAAAAAGGTCGTGGAAGTGCAGAATATTTTCATGTAGAGGTTGATGTAACAATTGGTACGATGAGTAAAGCAATTGGTAGTGAAGGAGGGTTTGTTTGTGCGAATCGCTCCATTGTTGATTACTTGATTCAAAAATCCCGCCCATTTATTTTCCAAACCGCCCTTGCACCAGCAACGGTCGCGGCAGCGCTTGAAAGTGTCCACATTATCCAATCAGAGCCAGAAAGACGAAAACATCTTTTGGCGATGGCTGCTTTAGTAAGAAAAGAGTTAAGAGAAAAAGGGTATGATGTTCTAGAAGGGATTACCCCAATTATTCCGATTGTAATAGGAGATGCGAAAGAGGCAACGAATAAGCAAAAACAATTAGAGGAAAACGGTGTGTTTATCCCAGCTATTCGTCCACCGACGGTACCAGAGGGAACGAGTCGTCTTCGATGTGCTTTGATGGCAACGCATACGGAAGAACATATTCAAGCAATTATACATGCTTTTTAA
- a CDS encoding helix-turn-helix domain-containing protein, whose amino-acid sequence MESKNLTKMIGKKLKQIRTTRGLSLEQTSKITSVSKPMLAQIERGESNPTVNTLWKIANGLGVSFTSFIDEGKPEVQMIHFDQCETLEEESGLFVALPIFPIERNKQYEIFHIIIKPNCKYVSHPHPDGVEEYIIMEKGTLHLTINHESYKLIEKNAIKFSANYEHIYENRTTEEVHVTMLIYYP is encoded by the coding sequence ATGGAGTCAAAAAATTTAACGAAAATGATTGGAAAAAAGTTAAAACAAATCAGAACGACCCGAGGCCTTTCCTTAGAGCAAACAAGTAAAATTACTAGTGTAAGCAAACCAATGTTAGCGCAAATAGAACGCGGAGAATCGAATCCTACTGTCAATACATTATGGAAAATTGCTAATGGTTTAGGCGTATCTTTTACTTCTTTTATTGATGAAGGGAAACCTGAAGTACAAATGATTCATTTTGATCAATGTGAAACGTTAGAAGAAGAAAGTGGTTTGTTTGTTGCATTACCTATTTTTCCAATCGAACGAAACAAACAATATGAAATTTTTCATATTATCATCAAACCAAACTGCAAATATGTATCTCATCCACATCCAGATGGAGTAGAAGAATACATCATTATGGAAAAAGGAACATTGCATTTAACAATTAATCATGAATCGTATAAACTAATAGAAAAAAATGCCATTAAATTTTCTGCTAATTATGAACATATTTATGAGAACCGGACGACAGAAGAAGTCCATGTAACGATGCTCATTTATTACCCATAA
- a CDS encoding AzlC family ABC transporter permease — protein MELTTTMKQSQIRKGLHDGVPIALGYAPVAMTFGLLAKTTGLNFFETVAMSLFIFAGAGQFIAISLIGIGAGAFELIFTEFVVNIRHLLMSASLSKKADDDPKWMKAIYSFGLTDETFAVSSLKKGSVGAFYMFGLTFISYSSWVISSGVGHVIGQSLPATLQESLGIALYCMFIGLLVPSIRRKLSIIILPLIAGAFNAFFMLVLHVSMGWSVIISTIIAAVIVEMMKKGRGKYGS, from the coding sequence ATGGAGCTAACAACTACGATGAAACAATCACAAATCCGAAAAGGGCTCCATGACGGAGTTCCGATTGCACTGGGATATGCACCAGTTGCGATGACTTTTGGATTGCTTGCAAAAACAACAGGTCTTAATTTTTTTGAAACGGTTGCGATGAGTTTGTTTATTTTTGCAGGTGCCGGTCAATTTATTGCTATTAGTTTAATTGGAATAGGTGCTGGTGCATTTGAATTAATCTTTACAGAATTTGTTGTAAATATTCGTCACTTGTTAATGAGTGCTTCCTTAAGTAAAAAAGCAGACGATGACCCAAAATGGATGAAGGCTATCTATTCGTTTGGGTTAACAGATGAAACATTTGCTGTGTCTAGTTTGAAAAAAGGCTCTGTTGGTGCTTTTTATATGTTCGGCTTAACGTTTATTTCGTATTCTAGTTGGGTTATCTCTTCTGGAGTAGGACACGTTATCGGTCAAAGTTTACCAGCTACTTTACAAGAAAGTCTCGGTATTGCACTTTACTGTATGTTTATCGGATTATTAGTTCCATCAATTCGAAGAAAGTTATCCATTATTATTTTACCGCTAATTGCAGGTGCCTTTAACGCCTTTTTTATGTTAGTGTTACATGTTTCTATGGGATGGTCTGTCATTATCTCAACGATTATCGCTGCGGTAATAGTGGAAATGATGAAGAAAGGAAGAGGAAAATATGGATCTTAA
- a CDS encoding AzlD domain-containing protein has protein sequence MDLNLLLIIIGMAVVTYIPRMVPLVFLSHLKLPPFVEGVLENVPYAMLGALIIPGIFLENEDIWFGIIGLVVASFVSYFGGTLIVVILSAVLAVFCYSILF, from the coding sequence ATGGATCTTAATTTATTACTTATCATTATCGGGATGGCAGTTGTGACGTATATCCCACGGATGGTTCCTCTTGTTTTTTTGAGTCATTTAAAGTTGCCACCTTTTGTAGAAGGAGTATTAGAAAATGTTCCGTATGCTATGTTAGGTGCATTGATTATACCTGGTATTTTTTTAGAAAATGAAGATATTTGGTTTGGTATTATCGGATTAGTTGTTGCTTCCTTTGTGTCTTACTTTGGTGGTACGTTAATAGTTGTTATTTTAAGTGCTGTTTTGGCTGTTTTTTGTTATTCTATTTTATTTTAA
- a CDS encoding MFS transporter, translated as MRYIEKGSKTFNTAIWMLFFGGFVTFAILYSTQPILPLLSNEFHISPAIASLSLSVSTGALAISMIIFASISEVYGRKKMMVISLLLSSLFVMLTAFSPNYGTLLILRTIQGIVLAGLPAIAMAYINEEFHPASLGLVMGLYISGNSIGGMSGRIISGMLSDFFSWRVAMFGIGLISLVLSVVFLKGLPPSENFKPQAFRIHHLTKTLVHHLKDPALFMLYCTGFILMGSFVTMYNYIGYKLIEPPYHLSPSLIGWLFIVYIVGTFSSTWMGKLSDKIGVFKTLIISIVIMFLGAILTMISPLIWILIGLAIFTYGFFAAHSVASSWVGKRTSQEKAQSSSLYLFFYYFGSSIGGFVGGYCWIHFGWIGVITMISSFMIIGILLSFALKLFEGKKETTM; from the coding sequence ATGCGTTATATAGAAAAAGGATCAAAAACTTTCAATACGGCAATTTGGATGTTATTTTTTGGTGGTTTTGTCACGTTTGCGATTTTGTATAGTACCCAACCAATATTACCGTTATTATCAAATGAATTTCATATCTCGCCTGCTATTGCCAGTTTATCGCTATCCGTTTCAACAGGAGCATTGGCGATTTCGATGATTATTTTTGCCTCCATTTCTGAAGTATATGGGCGGAAAAAAATGATGGTTATTTCGTTATTATTATCGTCTTTGTTTGTGATGCTTACTGCTTTTAGCCCGAATTATGGAACATTGTTAATATTACGAACGATTCAAGGAATTGTATTAGCTGGTCTCCCAGCAATTGCAATGGCTTATATTAATGAAGAGTTCCATCCTGCTAGTTTAGGGCTTGTCATGGGGTTATATATTAGTGGGAACTCGATTGGTGGGATGAGTGGACGGATTATTTCAGGAATGTTAAGTGATTTCTTTTCTTGGCGAGTAGCGATGTTTGGTATCGGATTAATCAGTCTAGTGTTAAGTGTTGTTTTTTTAAAAGGATTACCGCCATCTGAAAACTTTAAGCCACAGGCGTTTCGAATTCATCACTTGACGAAAACATTAGTACATCATTTAAAAGACCCAGCTTTATTTATGTTATATTGCACTGGTTTTATTTTAATGGGAAGCTTTGTCACCATGTATAACTATATTGGTTATAAATTGATTGAACCTCCATACCATTTAAGCCCTAGTTTAATTGGGTGGTTATTTATCGTTTATATTGTTGGAACATTTAGTTCGACATGGATGGGAAAATTATCGGATAAAATTGGTGTTTTTAAAACATTAATTATTAGCATTGTCATCATGTTTTTAGGGGCTATTTTAACAATGATTTCTCCGCTTATTTGGATTTTGATTGGTCTTGCCATTTTTACATATGGATTCTTTGCTGCACATTCGGTCGCAAGTAGCTGGGTAGGAAAACGGACAAGCCAAGAAAAAGCGCAATCTAGTTCCCTATACTTATTTTTTTATTATTTTGGTTCTAGTATTGGTGGATTTGTCGGAGGATATTGCTGGATTCATTTTGGTTGGATTGGGGTTATTACGATGATTAGTAGTTTTATGATCATTGGTATTTTATTATCCTTTGCATTGAAGCTATTTGAAGGAAAAAAAGAAACAACGATGTGA
- a CDS encoding TerC family protein: protein MELSLFLEYGWVFLILVALEGILAADNALVMAMMVRHLPPKERKKALFYGLAGAFIFRIGSLFIISLLVDVWQVQAIGAIYLIFLSLNHLVKKFVLKKQAHQEVKPSKGSGFWMTVLKVEVADIAFAIDSILAAVALAITLPKTSLPSIGGMDGAQFIVVFLGGFIGVILIRFAATFFVNLLNRKPGLETVAYLIVGWVGVKLLVITLAHPEIAMLHVHFPHSAIWKIIFWGVLIGMAVFGWLFSKEQKEVQDN, encoded by the coding sequence ATGGAATTATCTTTATTTTTAGAGTATGGTTGGGTATTTTTAATTCTCGTTGCATTAGAAGGGATTTTAGCTGCTGATAATGCATTAGTGATGGCGATGATGGTGAGACATTTACCACCAAAAGAGAGAAAGAAAGCATTGTTTTATGGATTAGCTGGTGCATTTATTTTTCGAATTGGATCGCTCTTTATCATTTCGTTATTAGTAGACGTATGGCAAGTACAAGCAATTGGAGCGATTTATTTAATCTTTTTATCGCTAAATCATCTCGTGAAAAAGTTTGTACTTAAAAAACAAGCGCACCAAGAAGTGAAACCAAGCAAAGGCTCCGGTTTTTGGATGACAGTTTTAAAAGTAGAAGTAGCTGATATTGCATTTGCAATTGACTCTATTTTAGCTGCGGTTGCTCTTGCTATTACCTTACCAAAAACGTCTCTTCCTTCGATCGGTGGAATGGACGGTGCACAATTTATTGTCGTATTTCTTGGTGGATTTATTGGGGTTATTTTAATTCGATTTGCAGCAACATTTTTCGTTAATTTATTAAATCGTAAACCTGGATTAGAAACAGTAGCCTATTTAATCGTTGGTTGGGTTGGGGTTAAATTATTAGTGATTACGTTGGCGCATCCTGAAATTGCGATGTTACATGTACACTTTCCACATTCTGCAATTTGGAAAATCATTTTCTGGGGTGTATTAATTGGTATGGCAGTATTCGGTTGGTTATTTTCAAAAGAACAAAAAGAAGTGCAGGACAACTAG
- a CDS encoding DedA family protein translates to MKEFIMTVLMWLADLEYFGIAIGLMIEIIPSEIVLAFGGYMVSIGKINFIGAVIAGTIGGVIAQWFIYWMGYYGGRPFLLKYGKYIFIKEEHINVAETWFQRYGVGVIFTARFVPVVRHAISIPAGIAKMPFGKFTLYTTLAVIPWSIFFIYLGLTLGENWENVKTIAAPYVNVLATIVIVGLVFYFGWKMIKKNK, encoded by the coding sequence ATGAAAGAATTTATTATGACGGTTTTGATGTGGCTTGCTGATTTAGAATATTTTGGAATAGCTATTGGACTAATGATCGAAATCATTCCGAGTGAAATTGTATTAGCATTTGGTGGATATATGGTTTCCATTGGTAAAATAAATTTCATTGGGGCAGTCATCGCTGGAACGATTGGGGGCGTGATTGCCCAATGGTTTATTTATTGGATGGGGTATTACGGAGGGAGACCTTTTTTATTGAAATATGGAAAATACATATTTATTAAAGAAGAACATATTAATGTAGCAGAAACGTGGTTTCAACGTTATGGAGTAGGTGTTATTTTTACAGCTCGGTTTGTACCAGTTGTAAGACATGCGATTTCGATTCCGGCAGGGATTGCCAAAATGCCGTTTGGAAAATTTACGCTTTATACGACACTTGCCGTTATTCCGTGGTCTATCTTTTTTATTTATTTAGGACTGACCCTCGGGGAAAACTGGGAAAATGTAAAAACCATTGCTGCTCCTTATGTAAATGTGCTTGCTACCATCGTGATTGTTGGATTAGTATTTTATTTTGGCTGGAAAATGATAAAAAAGAATAAATAG
- the aceB gene encoding malate synthase A gives MSVKLDGIEVLGSIKPGFEEILTEDALQFVASLQRKFNGTREQLLERRQKRQQEINQGKLPDFLPETEPIRNGDWTIAPLPKDLQDRRVEITGPVDRKMIINALNSGAKVFMADFEDANSPNWNNNIQGQINLRDAVNRTITYTNESNGKEYRLNDEIATLVVRPRGWHLLEKKVLVDGKPISAGLFDFGLYFFHNVNNLSKKGTGPYFYLPKMESHLEARLWNEAFVFAQDALGIPQGTIKATVLIETIMAAFEMDEILYELREHSAGLNCGRWDYIFSYLKRLRNQPEVILPDRDQVTMTVHFMRSYSLLCIKTCHKRNAPAIGGMAAQIPVKGDEKANEEAFAKVRADKKREATDGHDGTWVAHPGLVPVAKEQFDEHMSTPNQIDRKREDVQVTAKDLLQVPDGTITEKGLRTNINVGIQYIESWLRGQGAAPINNLMEDAATAEISRAQVWQWIRHKKGILDDGRKVTMEMFQKYLGEELEKIKEQFGPELTAQSRLKEASEIFEKLIVSDDFIEFLTIPGYEYID, from the coding sequence ATGAGCGTGAAATTAGACGGTATTGAAGTACTTGGTTCTATTAAACCAGGATTTGAAGAAATTTTAACAGAAGATGCACTTCAGTTTGTCGCTTCGCTTCAAAGAAAGTTTAATGGTACACGTGAACAACTTCTTGAACGTCGTCAAAAACGTCAACAAGAAATTAATCAAGGGAAACTACCAGACTTTTTACCAGAAACAGAGCCTATCCGTAATGGAGATTGGACAATTGCTCCGTTACCGAAAGACTTACAAGATCGCCGTGTAGAAATTACCGGACCAGTCGATCGAAAAATGATTATAAATGCTTTGAATTCAGGGGCAAAAGTATTTATGGCAGATTTCGAAGATGCAAACTCTCCAAACTGGAATAACAACATTCAGGGGCAAATTAACTTACGTGATGCAGTAAATCGTACGATTACTTACACAAATGAAAGTAACGGAAAAGAATATCGTTTAAACGATGAAATTGCAACACTTGTTGTTCGACCACGTGGGTGGCACCTTCTTGAAAAGAAAGTATTAGTGGATGGTAAACCAATCTCAGCAGGACTTTTTGATTTTGGATTATACTTTTTCCACAATGTTAACAATCTATCGAAAAAAGGAACAGGTCCATATTTCTATCTTCCGAAAATGGAAAGTCATCTTGAAGCTAGACTTTGGAATGAAGCATTTGTTTTTGCACAAGATGCACTAGGTATTCCACAAGGTACGATTAAAGCGACAGTATTAATCGAAACGATTATGGCTGCTTTTGAAATGGATGAGATTTTATATGAATTACGTGAACACTCTGCGGGATTAAACTGCGGACGCTGGGATTATATATTTAGTTATCTGAAGCGTTTACGCAATCAACCAGAAGTCATTTTACCTGATCGCGATCAAGTGACAATGACAGTTCACTTCATGAGAAGCTATTCGCTTTTATGTATTAAAACATGTCATAAACGAAATGCACCAGCAATCGGTGGAATGGCTGCGCAAATTCCAGTTAAAGGTGATGAAAAAGCAAATGAAGAAGCATTTGCTAAAGTAAGAGCAGATAAAAAGCGTGAAGCAACAGATGGGCATGATGGTACATGGGTAGCACATCCAGGACTCGTACCTGTTGCAAAAGAGCAATTTGATGAGCATATGTCAACACCAAATCAAATTGATCGCAAACGCGAAGATGTTCAGGTTACTGCAAAAGATTTATTGCAAGTACCAGACGGAACGATTACAGAAAAAGGGTTGCGTACCAATATTAACGTTGGGATTCAGTACATTGAATCTTGGCTTCGGGGGCAAGGGGCGGCTCCAATCAACAACTTAATGGAAGATGCAGCAACTGCTGAAATTTCTCGTGCACAAGTATGGCAATGGATTCGTCATAAAAAAGGTATTTTAGATGATGGACGCAAAGTAACGATGGAAATGTTCCAAAAATATCTAGGTGAAGAGCTTGAAAAAATTAAGGAACAATTTGGTCCTGAATTAACTGCTCAAAGCCGTTTGAAAGAAGCGTCTGAAATTTTCGAAAAATTAATTGTTAGTGACGATTTCATCGAATTCTTAACAATTCCGGGGTATGAATACATCGATTAA
- the aceA gene encoding isocitrate lyase: MTQLSREEQIRQLEESWENDERWKGIERTYSAEDVVNLRGSLTVEHTLARRGSEKLWNLLHTEDYINALGALTGNQAVQQAKAGLKAVYLSGWQVAADANLAGQMYPDQSLYPANSVPAVVKRINQALQRADQIQWLEKEGDTDYFLPIVADAEAGFGGQLNVFELMKGMIEAGAAGVHFEDQLASEKKCGHLGGKVLIPTQNAIRNLTAARLAADVLGVPTIVVARTDADAADLITSDIDERDREFITGERTSEGFFRTNAGIDQAIARGLAYAPYADLIWCETSKPSLEEARQFAEAIHAKYPGKMLAYNCSPSFNWEANLDKETIETYQQEIAKMGYKFQFVTLAGFHALNYSMFKLARGYRDRGMGAYSELQQAEFAMEQDGYSATRHQREVGTGYFDEVAQVVTGGTSSTTALKGSTEAEQF; the protein is encoded by the coding sequence ATGACACAATTATCACGTGAAGAACAAATTCGTCAATTAGAAGAAAGCTGGGAAAATGATGAGCGCTGGAAAGGGATTGAACGTACGTATTCAGCAGAAGATGTAGTAAACTTACGTGGATCTTTAACGGTAGAGCACACATTAGCTCGCCGCGGTTCTGAAAAACTTTGGAACTTACTTCATACAGAAGACTACATTAACGCTTTAGGTGCATTAACTGGTAACCAAGCAGTTCAACAAGCAAAAGCAGGTTTAAAAGCAGTATACCTTTCTGGTTGGCAAGTTGCTGCTGATGCAAACTTAGCAGGACAAATGTATCCTGATCAAAGTTTATATCCAGCAAACAGCGTTCCAGCTGTCGTAAAACGTATTAACCAAGCGTTACAGCGTGCAGACCAAATCCAATGGTTAGAAAAAGAAGGAGATACGGATTACTTCTTACCAATCGTTGCAGATGCGGAAGCTGGTTTCGGTGGTCAATTAAACGTATTTGAATTAATGAAAGGTATGATCGAAGCTGGAGCTGCAGGTGTTCACTTTGAAGACCAATTAGCTTCTGAGAAAAAATGTGGTCACTTAGGTGGGAAAGTATTAATTCCAACGCAAAACGCAATCCGTAATTTAACAGCAGCTCGTCTTGCAGCAGACGTTTTAGGTGTACCAACAATCGTGGTTGCTCGTACAGACGCTGATGCAGCTGACTTAATTACAAGTGATATTGACGAAAGAGATCGTGAATTCATCACAGGCGAACGTACTTCGGAAGGATTTTTCCGTACAAATGCTGGTATCGATCAAGCGATTGCTCGTGGTTTAGCGTACGCTCCATATGCTGACTTAATCTGGTGCGAAACTTCTAAACCATCTCTTGAAGAAGCGCGTCAATTTGCGGAAGCAATTCATGCAAAATACCCAGGTAAAATGTTAGCATATAACTGCTCACCTTCATTTAACTGGGAAGCAAATCTGGACAAAGAAACAATCGAAACATATCAACAAGAAATCGCGAAAATGGGATACAAATTCCAATTCGTTACACTTGCAGGATTCCATGCGCTTAACTACAGCATGTTCAAACTTGCTCGTGGTTACCGCGATCGTGGTATGGGTGCTTACTCTGAATTACAACAAGCTGAATTTGCTATGGAGCAAGATGGATATTCAGCAACTCGTCACCAACGTGAAGTTGGAACAGGTTACTTTGACGAAGTAGCACAAGTAGTAACAGGTGGAACTTCATCTACAACAGCTTTAAAAGGTTCTACTGAAGCTGAACAATTTTAA
- the corA gene encoding magnesium/cobalt transporter CorA → MIKSYFYEQETNRMHHDIDLQDIPDYLHSKSDLLWIDLYDVKLEELKRIAKIFNFHPLAIEDCLHDSPRAKMDDYEEYYFFVFHALRYNEESDEEISTVELNVFLGPNYVVTIHKKKLFGLGKIAAVSLHHPRFLEKGADYLLYAMIDSITDEYFPILDRINTRIDELEDEMYERKNKEVTEEFLALKRTIILIRRVILPQRRIFSNSNGKWQFEMTESNVPFFIDLIDHLERIVDSTETCRDLVNSALDTYYSIVSANQTEKLNILTMISTIMLPLTFITGFFGMNVPLPYQDSPWMTVVIFTILGALTWMMYRFFKKKKFL, encoded by the coding sequence ATGATCAAATCTTATTTTTATGAGCAGGAAACGAATCGTATGCATCATGATATTGATTTGCAAGATATTCCTGACTATTTACATTCCAAAAGTGATTTACTTTGGATTGACTTATACGACGTAAAACTAGAAGAATTAAAACGAATAGCGAAGATTTTTAACTTTCACCCATTAGCGATTGAAGATTGCCTTCACGATAGTCCAAGAGCTAAAATGGATGATTACGAAGAGTATTATTTCTTTGTGTTTCATGCACTCCGATATAATGAAGAAAGTGATGAAGAAATTTCAACTGTGGAACTAAATGTTTTTTTAGGACCAAATTATGTTGTCACGATACATAAGAAAAAGTTATTCGGTTTAGGGAAAATTGCAGCGGTTAGTTTGCATCATCCTCGTTTTTTAGAAAAAGGAGCAGATTATCTTCTTTATGCGATGATTGATAGTATTACGGATGAATATTTTCCAATCTTAGATCGCATTAATACACGGATTGATGAATTAGAAGATGAAATGTACGAACGTAAAAACAAAGAAGTAACCGAAGAATTTTTAGCGTTAAAACGAACGATTATTTTAATTCGTCGGGTGATTTTGCCACAACGACGGATTTTTTCGAATAGTAATGGAAAGTGGCAATTTGAAATGACAGAATCGAACGTTCCGTTTTTTATCGATTTAATTGATCATTTAGAACGAATTGTTGATTCGACAGAAACATGTCGTGATCTCGTGAATAGTGCCCTAGATACGTACTATTCTATCGTTAGTGCAAATCAAACAGAGAAGTTAAATATTTTAACGATGATTTCCACGATTATGTTACCGTTAACGTTTATAACAGGATTTTTTGGGATGAACGTTCCTCTCCCATACCAAGATTCTCCATGGATGACAGTCGTTATTTTTACGATATTAGGAGCTCTGACGTGGATGATGTATCGTTTCTTTAAAAAGAAAAAGTTTTTATGA